In one Fimbriimonadia bacterium genomic region, the following are encoded:
- the pilM gene encoding type IV pilus assembly protein PilM, whose amino-acid sequence MGLKLFSRDTFVGVDIGSYSIKVAQVEPSGDRLLVSHYAKAATPEETVRDGVVVDPERLGDALRDLLRRSGVGATAANIAVAGSSVIVRSIKLPKMNEAALRKSIKFEAGKYVPSSVDDSYIEFDMMGDVADGKMDVLVVAAPKDMVESRVAAVHRAGLETEVVDIEGFALYRALIEARRDEAYTDRTMALIDMGAAHTHISVVANGQFSLTRSIPIAGETLTDALKTFFRTDEEVARESKHSLDFSPLIGSELNTDAPPQLRLIQPIIDELVRELRRSINYYQTQQSEGSSASPVSVLLLSGGAARMKGIADYLGFKLGLPCQFLSVWENPRFLMGGDNVDPEEGSEYGVATGLAMRRAGRQAMVA is encoded by the coding sequence TCGTCGGCGTAGACATCGGGAGCTACTCGATAAAGGTCGCTCAGGTCGAGCCGTCCGGCGATCGGTTGCTGGTCAGCCACTACGCCAAGGCCGCGACGCCCGAAGAGACAGTGCGCGATGGCGTCGTCGTGGACCCGGAGAGGCTCGGCGATGCCTTGCGCGACCTACTTCGGCGTTCAGGAGTCGGAGCTACCGCCGCCAACATCGCGGTCGCCGGCTCGTCGGTCATCGTCCGCTCCATCAAGCTGCCCAAGATGAACGAGGCGGCTCTCCGCAAGTCCATCAAGTTCGAAGCCGGCAAGTACGTACCATCCTCCGTGGATGACAGCTACATCGAGTTCGACATGATGGGCGACGTCGCGGATGGAAAGATGGACGTTCTGGTCGTTGCTGCTCCGAAGGACATGGTCGAGAGTCGCGTTGCCGCGGTGCACCGCGCGGGCCTCGAGACCGAGGTAGTGGACATCGAAGGTTTTGCCCTCTACCGGGCCCTCATCGAGGCGAGGCGCGACGAAGCCTACACCGACCGCACGATGGCCTTGATCGACATGGGAGCGGCGCACACCCACATCAGCGTCGTCGCAAATGGGCAGTTCTCTCTCACCCGCTCCATTCCAATCGCCGGAGAGACCTTGACAGATGCCCTCAAGACTTTCTTCCGGACCGATGAGGAAGTTGCGAGAGAATCGAAGCACTCGCTCGATTTCTCGCCGCTCATCGGGTCAGAACTGAATACCGACGCGCCCCCTCAGCTGCGCCTGATCCAACCCATCATTGACGAACTCGTACGGGAGCTTCGTCGCTCGATCAACTACTACCAGACCCAGCAGTCCGAAGGGTCTTCGGCCTCGCCCGTGTCGGTTCTACTGCTTAGCGGCGGAGCGGCCCGAATGAAGGGAATCGCGGATTACCTCGGCTTCAAACTCGGCCTTCCCTGTCAGTTCCTCAGCGTATGGGAGAACCCGCGATTCCTCATGGGAGGGGACAACGTGGACCCGGAGGAGGGCTCGGAATACGGAGTGGCGACGGGTTTGGCCATGCGACGCGCCGGTCGCCAGGCGATGGTGGCTTAG
- a CDS encoding PilN domain-containing protein, with product MPLVNLISEQRTQKRVAIRKTRASMLAWVISLGAGVAAVGALMWQVDRQSDRLAELKSKSAGMQPYQHAIAEGQKELAVLRPKLTTLQAASRATETWHRLLGHVASRMPEGTWLTSVRAQEAKAPSQGVEVRFIGYAQDQSLVGMVMQRLNECPDLAQVDLKYTKEKESGNNVGVEFEVVAMLAVPKDARAKEGGKAVGS from the coding sequence GTGCCATTAGTCAACCTGATCTCAGAACAGAGAACCCAGAAGCGGGTGGCCATCCGCAAGACGCGCGCGTCCATGCTCGCGTGGGTCATCTCACTAGGTGCTGGTGTGGCCGCCGTCGGAGCACTGATGTGGCAGGTGGACCGTCAGAGTGACCGACTCGCTGAGTTGAAGTCCAAGAGCGCCGGCATGCAACCCTATCAGCACGCCATCGCAGAAGGTCAGAAGGAGCTGGCGGTTCTTCGTCCGAAGCTGACCACGCTCCAAGCCGCGAGCCGCGCAACAGAGACTTGGCATCGCCTACTCGGCCACGTGGCATCGCGTATGCCCGAGGGCACCTGGCTGACCTCGGTCCGCGCCCAAGAGGCCAAGGCACCTAGTCAAGGCGTGGAGGTTCGGTTCATCGGTTACGCACAGGACCAGAGCCTGGTCGGAATGGTCATGCAACGCCTCAACGAGTGCCCCGACCTCGCTCAGGTGGACCTCAAGTACACCAAGGAAAAGGAGTCGGGCAACAACGTCGGCGTCGAGTTCGAAGTCGTCGCGATGCTCGCTGTTCCGAAGGACGCCAGAGCGAAGGAAGGAGGCAAGGCCGTTGGCTCATGA
- the pilO gene encoding type 4a pilus biogenesis protein PilO: protein MAHDALAKSQRVFLLLTVITLILAGGLSYMQITEWRTIKSEADKIAKELDNPDALRRQVSEVRNAMVSSRLAVAHLELNLPTRDYVPTMLRELEAMGHASGLRITGVRPVPKKEKPKAVDGEKDKAAPGAPKDDSKKKEERKPYEEMDFDIQATGQYMQILKFLEMVSGFPKIIAVRSVSINATPNPRDVGPPKLTATFGVRAYIFPTRPQNLAESPSRASTERSSSTQGVSGGG from the coding sequence TTGGCTCATGATGCACTCGCCAAGTCGCAGCGTGTGTTCCTGCTGCTGACCGTTATTACCCTGATCCTAGCCGGCGGACTGAGCTACATGCAAATTACCGAGTGGCGCACAATCAAGTCCGAAGCCGACAAGATCGCCAAGGAACTCGACAACCCGGATGCGCTGCGCAGACAGGTTTCGGAGGTCCGCAACGCGATGGTATCCAGCCGACTAGCGGTAGCTCACTTGGAACTCAACCTTCCCACGCGTGACTACGTCCCGACCATGCTCCGCGAGCTGGAGGCGATGGGCCACGCATCCGGGCTCCGCATCACCGGCGTTCGTCCCGTCCCGAAGAAGGAGAAGCCGAAGGCCGTAGACGGGGAGAAGGACAAAGCCGCTCCCGGCGCACCGAAGGACGATTCCAAGAAGAAAGAAGAGCGGAAGCCTTACGAGGAGATGGACTTCGACATCCAGGCCACCGGCCAGTACATGCAGATTCTCAAGTTCCTCGAAATGGTCAGCGGATTCCCGAAGATCATTGCAGTGAGGTCCGTGTCCATCAACGCCACGCCGAACCCGAGAGACGTAGGTCCGCCGAAGCTGACCGCAACCTTCGGCGTGCGTGCGTACATCTTCCCGACGAGGCCGCAGAACCTCGCGGAGTCCCCATCCCGAGCTTCCACGGAACGGTCGAGCTCTACGCAGGGGGTGAGCGGTGGCGGATAA
- the metH gene encoding methionine synthase, producing MNSLFLETLHKRLMIFDGATGTSLQAAGLTAADFDGLEGCNEILNATRPDVVASLARGYFEAGADAVETNTFGANCMNLGEYGIADRTRELSRLAASIAKEVAAEFSTPDRPRFVVGSMGPGTKLVTMGMIGFDELLVSYRENALGLIEGGADALMIETCQDLLQAKCAVIAACDAFTESGGKLPLIVSVTMESNGKMLLGTEIGAALTTLEAFPEVDIIGLNCATGPQEMVAHVRYLSAHSRKPISVLPNAGLPQMVAGKAHYPLTPEEMVEYHSLFVHEFGVNIVGGCCGTTTEHIRAVSQALAGATPARRNPHHVPACASLYQQVPYRQDTSFLIVGERTNANGSRKFRDLLLAEDWDEMAQMARDQEREGAHVLDVCMAYVGRDEVADVTTLIPLINQQATIPIMIDSTQPEVMEAALKLISGKPIVNSVNLEDGGERLRRVLAMCRKYGAAVVALTIDEEGMAKTVDRKLQVAERLHRIATEEFGISPEDIFFDALTFTLGSGDEEFRGAGVETITAVREIKRRWPECNTLLGVSNISFGLKPAARTALNSVFLHYALEAGLDAAIVHAGKIVPLNRIEPEIREIARRLVFDERVDGEDPLHALMALFREDTAVEPTVGDLTTLPVEERLQRHIVDGVKTSLEASLDEALLRYEPLAIINDILLQGMKTVGELFASGEMQLPFVLQSAEVMKRAVAYLQPKMKKVEGTSRGKLVLATVAGDVHDIGKNLVDIILSNNGYEVVNLGIKQPIANILKAYEETGADAIGMSGLLVKSTLIMRENLEEMNRLGLFGAPVLLGGAALTRSYVENELRNIYHGKVFYAQDAFEGLYLMGEVMKGPAAMEELYRRPSPTPRAEATLPNVTVQTTDTRRSDVSTEVPIPEPPFWGVRVVDDIDVWDVYPYVNSEVALFRGQWQMRRGKLSKAEFERLLEEVARPTYERLKKQCAEERLLVPKVVYGYFPAQSEGNDLIVYQEDKKTERVRFTFPRQPSDRRLCLADFFAPRESGKMDVACFTCVTVGSRISEYERERFDAGDYQEYLYLHGMGVETAEGLAEYWHKRVREELGIADKDAKEIRLLFSMSYQGARYSFGYPACPNLEDQRLLFDLLDPRRIGVELTEECHMVPEQSTSAIICHHPEARYFNIR from the coding sequence ATGAATTCCCTGTTCTTGGAGACGCTGCACAAGCGCTTGATGATCTTCGACGGCGCGACCGGCACGTCGCTGCAGGCCGCGGGGCTGACGGCTGCCGACTTCGACGGCCTGGAGGGTTGCAACGAGATACTCAACGCCACTCGACCGGACGTGGTGGCATCTCTGGCGCGGGGGTACTTCGAGGCAGGCGCAGATGCCGTGGAGACCAATACCTTCGGCGCCAACTGCATGAACCTGGGGGAGTACGGCATCGCCGACAGGACGCGCGAACTGAGCAGGCTGGCTGCGTCCATAGCGAAAGAGGTGGCAGCCGAGTTCTCGACCCCAGACAGGCCACGCTTCGTGGTCGGCTCGATGGGCCCCGGGACGAAACTGGTCACGATGGGCATGATCGGTTTTGATGAACTGCTAGTTAGCTATCGTGAGAACGCACTGGGACTGATCGAAGGCGGTGCCGACGCGCTGATGATCGAGACCTGCCAGGACCTTCTCCAAGCCAAGTGTGCGGTGATTGCGGCATGTGATGCCTTCACGGAGTCGGGAGGCAAGTTGCCGCTCATTGTTTCGGTGACCATGGAAAGCAACGGCAAGATGCTGCTGGGCACCGAGATAGGTGCGGCGCTCACCACTCTGGAAGCGTTTCCGGAGGTGGATATCATCGGCCTGAACTGCGCGACGGGGCCGCAAGAGATGGTAGCACACGTCCGGTACCTGAGTGCGCATTCGCGAAAACCGATCAGCGTGCTGCCGAATGCCGGGCTTCCGCAAATGGTGGCAGGCAAGGCACACTATCCACTAACCCCCGAAGAGATGGTGGAATACCACTCGCTGTTCGTTCACGAGTTCGGCGTGAACATCGTGGGAGGTTGCTGTGGCACTACCACGGAACACATTCGTGCCGTGTCACAGGCACTGGCAGGCGCAACCCCGGCGCGACGTAATCCTCATCATGTGCCAGCATGCGCGAGCCTGTACCAGCAGGTACCCTATCGCCAAGATACCAGCTTCCTGATCGTGGGCGAGAGGACCAACGCGAACGGAAGTCGGAAGTTCCGCGACCTGCTGCTTGCAGAAGACTGGGACGAGATGGCGCAGATGGCTCGCGACCAGGAGCGCGAGGGTGCCCATGTGCTGGACGTGTGCATGGCATACGTGGGACGCGACGAGGTGGCCGACGTCACCACACTGATACCACTGATCAACCAGCAGGCCACGATCCCCATCATGATCGACTCCACGCAGCCGGAGGTGATGGAGGCTGCGCTGAAGCTCATCTCCGGCAAGCCCATCGTGAACTCCGTGAACCTGGAGGATGGAGGCGAGCGACTGCGCAGAGTGTTGGCCATGTGTCGCAAGTACGGAGCTGCCGTAGTAGCCCTCACCATCGACGAAGAGGGTATGGCGAAGACCGTGGACCGTAAGCTGCAGGTCGCCGAGCGGCTTCACCGCATCGCCACGGAGGAGTTCGGCATCTCACCCGAGGACATCTTCTTCGATGCGCTTACGTTCACACTGGGTAGTGGGGACGAGGAGTTTCGCGGGGCAGGTGTTGAGACCATCACCGCCGTTCGTGAGATCAAGCGACGCTGGCCGGAGTGCAACACGCTGCTAGGTGTTAGTAACATCTCCTTCGGGCTGAAACCTGCTGCGAGGACGGCGCTCAACTCGGTTTTCCTTCACTATGCACTGGAAGCCGGCCTGGACGCCGCCATCGTGCATGCGGGAAAGATCGTGCCCTTGAACCGCATCGAGCCAGAGATTCGGGAAATCGCTCGGCGGCTCGTCTTCGACGAGAGGGTGGATGGTGAAGACCCGCTGCACGCTCTTATGGCGCTGTTTCGTGAAGATACTGCAGTCGAACCGACAGTCGGAGACCTAACAACCCTTCCCGTAGAAGAGCGTCTGCAACGGCACATCGTGGATGGTGTCAAGACGTCGCTCGAGGCATCCCTCGATGAGGCGCTCCTGCGCTACGAGCCACTCGCCATCATCAACGACATCCTGCTGCAGGGGATGAAGACGGTGGGTGAACTGTTCGCCTCTGGCGAGATGCAACTTCCGTTCGTGCTGCAGAGCGCCGAGGTGATGAAGCGCGCCGTTGCGTACCTTCAACCGAAGATGAAGAAGGTGGAAGGGACCTCTCGTGGCAAGTTGGTGCTGGCCACCGTCGCGGGAGACGTCCACGACATCGGCAAGAACCTGGTGGACATCATCCTGAGCAACAACGGTTACGAGGTGGTCAATCTCGGAATCAAGCAGCCAATCGCTAACATCCTCAAAGCCTATGAGGAAACGGGGGCAGATGCGATTGGGATGAGCGGACTGTTAGTGAAATCTACACTGATCATGCGCGAGAATCTGGAGGAGATGAACCGGCTCGGTCTGTTTGGCGCACCGGTCCTGTTGGGTGGAGCGGCACTGACACGAAGCTACGTGGAAAACGAGCTTCGTAACATCTACCATGGAAAGGTGTTCTACGCTCAGGACGCCTTCGAGGGGCTGTACCTGATGGGCGAGGTGATGAAGGGGCCAGCCGCGATGGAAGAGCTCTATCGCAGACCCTCCCCCACACCGCGTGCGGAAGCCACGCTCCCCAACGTGACGGTGCAGACAACCGATACCCGTCGCAGCGACGTGTCCACCGAAGTGCCGATTCCAGAGCCACCCTTCTGGGGAGTCAGAGTGGTGGATGACATAGACGTATGGGACGTGTACCCCTACGTTAACTCGGAGGTTGCGCTGTTTCGTGGGCAGTGGCAGATGCGAAGAGGCAAGCTATCCAAGGCGGAATTCGAGCGGCTGCTCGAAGAGGTGGCGCGACCGACGTACGAGCGACTGAAAAAGCAGTGTGCAGAGGAGCGTCTGTTAGTGCCAAAGGTAGTATACGGCTACTTCCCGGCCCAGTCCGAGGGCAATGACTTGATCGTGTATCAAGAGGACAAAAAGACAGAGCGCGTGCGGTTCACCTTCCCACGACAGCCGTCCGATCGCAGGCTCTGCCTTGCCGACTTCTTCGCGCCAAGAGAGTCGGGGAAAATGGACGTCGCGTGCTTCACGTGTGTTACGGTGGGCAGCCGGATCTCGGAGTACGAAAGAGAGCGCTTTGACGCCGGAGACTATCAAGAGTACCTGTACCTTCACGGTATGGGAGTGGAGACGGCGGAGGGCCTAGCAGAGTACTGGCATAAGAGGGTGCGAGAGGAACTGGGGATCGCGGACAAGGATGCTAAAGAGATCCGACTGCTTTTCAGCATGAGCTACCAGGGGGCGCGTTACAGCTTCGGGTATCCGGCTTGCCCGAACCTGGAGGATCAGCGCTTGCTGTTCGATCTGCTCGATCCCAGACGCATCGGCGTGGAACTGACCGAGGAGTGCCACATGGTCCCTGAGCAATCCACGTCGGCCATCATCTGCCACCACCCGGAGGCACGTTACTTCAACATCCGGTAG
- a CDS encoding YlxR family protein, whose protein sequence is MGNGRSHVPIRTCVGCARKAAKGDLVRLALDPDGRLLRDQRNRLPGRGAYVCGAACARVAAKYGRFERAYRRSVAKNAIEECLATWENEVSIGGNETETE, encoded by the coding sequence ATGGGCAACGGTAGAAGTCATGTACCGATCCGCACATGTGTGGGCTGTGCACGCAAGGCTGCGAAAGGCGATCTGGTTCGGTTGGCCCTCGATCCGGACGGCCGACTGCTGCGGGACCAGCGCAACCGCTTGCCCGGTCGAGGCGCTTACGTGTGTGGCGCAGCGTGCGCGCGAGTGGCGGCGAAGTACGGCAGGTTCGAAAGAGCCTATCGCCGCTCGGTAGCCAAGAATGCTATTGAGGAGTGTCTGGCGACCTGGGAAAACGAGGTGAGTATTGGCGGTAACGAAACTGAAACTGAGTGA
- the infB gene encoding translation initiation factor IF-2, giving the protein MAVTKLKLSDLAKELGILPHQLLRVLQQVGVEVKTDDPELTEDVIEAARELVQDESFDNDRVYVKPNQTVRSLAKVFDSKAEDLQKRLMEDGLLVGLTQRLKPEVVEQLADELGYILEWDEGTTPVAPPKPAAHKPNKSKTGVQPRPPIVTILGHVDHGKTTLLDHIRHSAVAAGEAGGITQHIGAYQVEVAGRKITFLDTPGHEAFTAMRARGAQVTDIAILVVAAEDGIMPQTREAIDHAKSAGVPIIVAINKCDKPDANPERVKQQLTEHGLVPEDWGGDTIVCNISALTGEGVPHLLEMILLVADVAEIAADPKAPLDAVVIEARLDKGRGPLATVLVHEGTLRRGDAIQVSRAYGSVRAMNDFEGKPVAEAGPGMPVEVLGLSEPPEAGDKVVACKNEREARAKAEAVKTALREQSMAPTPHHRASLQDLLRSMAESETKELNIILRADVKGSVEAIAEQLNKLQFEDVRVKVISQGVGSITENDILLARAASAVCVAFNTGIEPGAKRAAKDQNIDVRYYNIIYELLEDMELAAKGLLAPKFEETLHGVAEIRRVFKLSKGYTVAGCYVTEGKILRSARARVRRPGVEEPLFDGAIASLKHIKDDVREMAAGFECGIQLEGFTGYAEGDLIECYSLEQVGL; this is encoded by the coding sequence TTGGCGGTAACGAAACTGAAACTGAGTGACCTGGCAAAAGAACTGGGCATCCTGCCGCACCAACTTCTTCGCGTCCTGCAACAGGTTGGTGTCGAAGTCAAGACCGACGACCCTGAGCTTACCGAAGATGTAATCGAGGCCGCCAGAGAACTCGTTCAGGACGAGTCGTTCGACAACGACAGGGTGTACGTCAAGCCCAACCAGACGGTGCGGTCGCTCGCCAAGGTGTTCGACAGTAAGGCGGAGGACCTCCAGAAGCGGCTGATGGAAGACGGCCTTTTGGTCGGCCTGACACAGCGCCTCAAGCCGGAGGTCGTGGAGCAGCTCGCCGACGAACTCGGCTACATCCTGGAGTGGGACGAGGGCACCACACCCGTCGCTCCCCCCAAACCCGCCGCTCACAAGCCGAATAAGTCAAAGACGGGAGTGCAACCTCGTCCTCCCATCGTCACCATCCTCGGCCACGTGGACCACGGCAAGACCACGCTGCTCGACCACATCCGCCACTCGGCGGTGGCCGCAGGAGAGGCGGGCGGCATCACGCAGCACATCGGCGCCTACCAGGTAGAGGTGGCTGGGCGCAAGATCACTTTCCTGGACACCCCCGGCCACGAGGCATTTACCGCGATGCGTGCGCGAGGCGCGCAGGTCACCGATATTGCTATCCTGGTAGTGGCTGCCGAGGACGGCATCATGCCGCAGACTCGCGAGGCCATTGACCACGCAAAGAGCGCCGGGGTGCCTATCATCGTAGCCATCAACAAGTGCGACAAGCCCGACGCGAACCCGGAGCGTGTAAAGCAGCAGCTCACCGAGCACGGGCTGGTGCCAGAAGACTGGGGTGGCGACACTATCGTCTGCAACATCTCGGCCCTCACGGGCGAAGGCGTGCCGCATCTGCTCGAAATGATCCTGCTCGTGGCCGATGTCGCGGAGATTGCCGCCGATCCGAAGGCGCCGCTCGATGCGGTGGTGATCGAGGCCCGGTTGGACAAAGGCCGAGGGCCGCTGGCTACCGTGCTCGTCCATGAGGGCACGTTGCGCCGAGGCGACGCCATTCAGGTGTCACGGGCGTACGGCAGCGTGCGGGCCATGAACGACTTCGAAGGCAAGCCGGTTGCCGAGGCGGGTCCTGGTATGCCGGTCGAGGTGCTTGGTCTTTCGGAGCCGCCGGAAGCCGGGGACAAGGTAGTTGCCTGCAAGAACGAGCGAGAGGCGCGCGCCAAAGCCGAAGCGGTGAAGACGGCCTTGCGCGAGCAGAGCATGGCCCCTACACCCCACCATCGGGCCAGCCTCCAAGACCTCCTGCGTTCCATGGCCGAGAGCGAGACCAAAGAGCTGAACATAATCCTCCGCGCCGACGTGAAGGGGTCGGTGGAGGCAATCGCCGAGCAGCTCAACAAGCTGCAGTTCGAAGACGTTAGGGTGAAGGTGATTTCGCAGGGCGTCGGTTCCATCACCGAAAACGACATTCTTCTCGCCCGAGCCGCATCCGCGGTATGCGTGGCCTTCAATACGGGTATCGAGCCAGGGGCGAAGAGGGCGGCCAAGGACCAGAACATAGACGTTCGCTATTACAACATCATCTACGAGCTGCTCGAAGACATGGAGTTGGCAGCCAAGGGCTTGCTCGCTCCGAAATTCGAGGAAACTCTACACGGAGTCGCCGAGATTCGAAGGGTGTTCAAGCTCTCGAAGGGCTACACCGTCGCCGGGTGCTACGTCACCGAGGGCAAGATACTCCGGAGCGCCCGCGCACGAGTTCGGCGGCCTGGCGTGGAAGAGCCGCTGTTCGACGGCGCAATCGCCTCGCTAAAACACATCAAAGATGACGTGCGGGAGATGGCGGCGGGCTTCGAGTGCGGCATCCAGCTCGAGGGGTTCACTGGGTACGCAGAAGGCGATCTGATCGAGTGCTACTCGCTCGAGCAGGTCGGGCTCTAG
- the prfA gene encoding peptide chain release factor 1: MLEKLKQVEERYEEAERLLSDPAVASDPKELQRLGKIRAELQDVVGVYRAYREAHEQLAEARALVDDPEMRDMALDEMDRLRAEIAAYEDKLRVMLLPKDPNDEKNVVIEIRAGVGGEEAALFARDLYTMYARFAERKGWKTELVDYEDSDMGGASLITFNIEGKGAYSQLKHESGVHRVQRVPATESSGRIHTSAASVVVIPEADEVDVEINPADIEWESFRASSAGGQHMQKNETAVRLVHKPSGIVVQCQDERSQAQNKYKAMKVLRAKLYERELAAQTASADASRKAAIGTGDRSDKIRTYNYPQNRVTDHRINLTITNLSGIMDGDIQALCDALIADHQAKLLAATQ; this comes from the coding sequence GTGCTAGAGAAACTGAAACAGGTAGAGGAACGCTATGAAGAGGCAGAGCGTCTCCTTTCAGACCCAGCTGTTGCCTCGGACCCCAAGGAACTGCAGCGCCTTGGAAAGATCCGTGCCGAGTTGCAGGACGTTGTGGGTGTGTATCGTGCATACCGAGAAGCCCATGAGCAGCTCGCGGAGGCGCGCGCCTTGGTGGACGACCCCGAAATGAGAGACATGGCCCTCGACGAGATGGATCGCCTACGCGCCGAGATCGCCGCATACGAGGACAAGCTGCGCGTCATGCTGCTGCCGAAGGACCCCAATGACGAGAAGAACGTCGTGATCGAGATCCGTGCGGGGGTAGGCGGCGAGGAAGCTGCACTGTTTGCTCGAGATCTCTATACGATGTACGCCCGATTCGCCGAACGCAAAGGCTGGAAAACCGAGCTGGTCGACTACGAGGACTCGGATATGGGTGGTGCCAGCCTAATCACCTTCAACATCGAGGGCAAGGGTGCTTACAGCCAGTTGAAGCACGAAAGCGGCGTTCACCGAGTGCAGAGGGTCCCGGCTACCGAAAGCAGCGGAAGAATCCATACCAGTGCCGCAAGCGTGGTAGTGATTCCTGAAGCTGATGAGGTGGACGTCGAGATCAATCCAGCGGACATCGAATGGGAGAGTTTCCGGGCGAGCAGCGCCGGCGGCCAGCACATGCAGAAGAACGAGACTGCCGTGCGCCTGGTGCACAAGCCTTCGGGCATCGTGGTGCAGTGTCAGGACGAGCGGTCGCAGGCACAGAACAAGTACAAGGCGATGAAGGTGCTGCGCGCGAAGCTGTATGAGCGTGAACTGGCGGCGCAGACGGCCAGTGCCGACGCCTCGCGTAAGGCTGCCATCGGCACAGGGGATAGGAGCGACAAGATACGCACCTACAACTACCCCCAGAACCGCGTGACCGACCACCGGATCAACCTGACGATCACGAACCTATCAGGCATCATGGACGGCGATATCCAGGCCCTCTGCGATGCCCTCATCGCAGACCATCAGGCCAAGCTCCTCGCCGCCACACAGTAA
- a CDS encoding slipin family protein, which produces MGVHKMASQHSPHPLQFIAYLAAAGVTAATFFIAGQAVVPTVIAGIVAFYFASGLRVAEQWEKAVVLRAGHFHKAYQRGPFWILPFVDQVVQWVDHRVQTTSFSAQQTLTKDTVPVDVDAVLFWHVWDAQKATLEVNEYQRAIFYKAQTNLRDIIGESMLAELLIGRKQLGEKLQAMIDRETTPWGITVESVEIRDIVIPAELQDAMSRQAQAERERQARVILGDAERQIAESFVRAGEQYESNPIALHLRAMNMLYEGLKEKGALIVVPSTAVESMGLGGAMGMTALANTVGEQKSGE; this is translated from the coding sequence ATGGGTGTACACAAAATGGCATCGCAGCATTCACCCCACCCGCTTCAGTTCATCGCGTACCTGGCCGCTGCGGGAGTGACGGCCGCCACCTTCTTCATTGCCGGGCAGGCCGTGGTGCCCACCGTAATCGCTGGTATCGTAGCCTTCTATTTCGCTTCGGGACTGCGGGTCGCCGAGCAATGGGAGAAAGCGGTCGTGCTGCGGGCGGGCCACTTTCACAAGGCTTATCAGCGTGGGCCTTTTTGGATTCTGCCTTTCGTGGATCAGGTGGTGCAGTGGGTTGACCATCGGGTGCAGACCACGTCGTTCAGCGCACAGCAGACGCTGACCAAGGACACCGTCCCGGTGGACGTGGACGCCGTGCTGTTTTGGCACGTGTGGGATGCGCAGAAGGCCACACTCGAAGTCAACGAGTACCAGCGCGCCATCTTCTACAAAGCGCAGACGAACCTACGAGACATCATCGGCGAGTCCATGCTGGCAGAACTGCTCATCGGGCGCAAGCAGTTGGGCGAAAAGCTGCAAGCCATGATTGACCGCGAGACCACCCCGTGGGGCATCACCGTGGAGTCGGTCGAGATTCGGGACATCGTGATCCCGGCGGAGCTTCAGGATGCAATGTCGAGGCAGGCACAGGCCGAACGCGAGCGCCAGGCTCGGGTGATCTTGGGCGATGCTGAGCGACAGATCGCCGAGAGTTTCGTTCGTGCCGGCGAGCAGTACGAAAGCAACCCGATCGCGCTGCACCTGCGGGCGATGAACATGCTGTACGAAGGGCTGAAGGAGAAAGGCGCGCTGATCGTGGTGCCGAGCACAGCGGTGGAGTCGATGGGACTGGGAGGTGCAATGGGCATGACCGCCCTCGCCAACACCGTCGGCGAACAGAAATCGGGCGAATAG
- a CDS encoding GntR family transcriptional regulator has product MKITVRPDDMMPMYAQIVHQIRLAILSGELRVGDQLPTVRELAVDLSVNTNTVGRAYMELHRAGLIDTKQGVGTFVKDISSAVSDRARQERLRGLARTALQEAAAIGFRSEQLIEAIEQEASEERR; this is encoded by the coding sequence ATGAAAATCACGGTCAGACCCGACGACATGATGCCGATGTACGCGCAGATCGTCCATCAGATCCGCCTCGCCATTCTGTCGGGAGAGCTGCGCGTGGGCGACCAGTTACCGACAGTGCGGGAACTTGCGGTGGACCTCTCGGTCAACACCAATACCGTCGGGCGAGCCTACATGGAGCTGCACCGCGCAGGCTTGATTGACACGAAACAAGGAGTCGGCACCTTCGTCAAGGACATCTCATCGGCCGTGTCGGACCGCGCGCGCCAGGAGCGGCTGCGCGGTCTCGCCCGGACTGCTTTGCAGGAGGCCGCCGCCATCGGCTTCCGGTCTGAGCAGCTGATCGAGGCTATCGAGCAAGAGGCCTCGGAGGAGAGAAGATGA